A region of Cataglyphis hispanica isolate Lineage 1 chromosome 8, ULB_Chis1_1.0, whole genome shotgun sequence DNA encodes the following proteins:
- the LOC126851812 gene encoding uncharacterized protein LOC126851812 isoform X2, which translates to MWYNEYVFLCLIALVLGQAAALPQHPQYTQQYPQQYQEQQIREDRKFAEKPNAMKKVAIDDLEDISTNQIQEGSSSGFSWSNMLGMLMQMLLGQTGGATGPSKNEIDDGATTSPWTNLLSVGFRVLTALLGGPQQSVDGIDKVDNQSSPMQQFISIVINLLDALKTSFSHRSLTARSFGKRDTISEAAIASISMLKGYMRSVKSFSYVGRAEEEGQRGCAERALCEASAECIADTQGPSSIFCQLGSYATSYLLQRQSGVGFEALYEAGRRGRTGEDCRTLFMDCNAV; encoded by the exons aTGTGGTACAACGAATACGTGTTTTTGTGTTTGATTGCGCTTGTTTTGGGACAAGCTGCAGCTTTACCGCAGCATCCTCAGTACACTCAGCAATATCCACAACAGTACCAAGAACAGCAAATCAGAGAGGATAGAAAATTTGCTGAGAAGCCAAACGCGATGAAAAAAGTAGCGATCGATGATCTCGAGGACATTAGCACTAATCAAATTCAG GAGGGTAGCAGTAGCGGTTTCTCGTGGTCCAATATGCTGGGTATGTTGATGCAGATGCTGTTGGGTCAGACAGGTGGTGCGACCGGACCTAGTAAAAACGAGATAGATGACGGTGCGACTACAAGTCCGTGGACCAATTTGCTCTCCGTAGGATTTAGAGTTCTCACAGCCTTGTTGGGTGGACCTCAGCAATCGGTGGATGGTATCGATAAGGTGGACAATCAGAGTAGTCCAATGCAG CAGTTCATCAGCATAGTCATTAACCTGCTGGACGCTCTGAAGACATCGTTCTCTCACCGTTCCTTGACAGCTCGTTCATTCGGAAAGCGTGACACCATCTCTGAAGCTGCTATAGCGTCAATCTCTATGCTaaag GGCTACATGAGATCTGTCAAGTCCTTTAGTTACGTAGGACGTGCCGAGGAGGAGGGTCAACGCGGATGTGCCGAGAGAGCCCTTTGCGAGGCCAGCGCAGAATGTATCGCTGATACACAAGGCCCATCGTCAATCTTCTGCCAGCTTGGATC ATATGCGACAAGTTATCTCCTACAAAGACAGAGTGGCGTCGGTTTCGAGGCCCTTTACGAGGCAGGACGACGCGGTCGCACGGGCGAAGATTGCAGAACTCTCTTCATGGATTGCAATGCCGTATGA
- the LOC126851812 gene encoding uncharacterized protein LOC126851812 isoform X3 — protein sequence MWYNEYVFLCLIALVLGQAAALPQHPQYTQQYPQQYQEQQIREDRKFAEKPNAMKKVAIDDLEDISTNQIQEGSSSGFSWSNMLGMLMQMLLGQTGGATGPSKNEIDDGATTSPWTNLLSVGFRVLTALLGGPQQSVDGIDKVDNQSSPMQFISIVINLLDALKTSFSHRSLTARSFGKRDTISEAAIASISMLKGYMRSVKSFSYVGRAEEEGQRGCAERALCEASAECIADTQGPSSIFCQLGSYATSYLLQRQSGVGFEALYEAGRRGRTGEDCRTLFMDCNAV from the exons aTGTGGTACAACGAATACGTGTTTTTGTGTTTGATTGCGCTTGTTTTGGGACAAGCTGCAGCTTTACCGCAGCATCCTCAGTACACTCAGCAATATCCACAACAGTACCAAGAACAGCAAATCAGAGAGGATAGAAAATTTGCTGAGAAGCCAAACGCGATGAAAAAAGTAGCGATCGATGATCTCGAGGACATTAGCACTAATCAAATTCAG GAGGGTAGCAGTAGCGGTTTCTCGTGGTCCAATATGCTGGGTATGTTGATGCAGATGCTGTTGGGTCAGACAGGTGGTGCGACCGGACCTAGTAAAAACGAGATAGATGACGGTGCGACTACAAGTCCGTGGACCAATTTGCTCTCCGTAGGATTTAGAGTTCTCACAGCCTTGTTGGGTGGACCTCAGCAATCGGTGGATGGTATCGATAAGGTGGACAATCAGAGTAGTCCAATGCAG TTCATCAGCATAGTCATTAACCTGCTGGACGCTCTGAAGACATCGTTCTCTCACCGTTCCTTGACAGCTCGTTCATTCGGAAAGCGTGACACCATCTCTGAAGCTGCTATAGCGTCAATCTCTATGCTaaag GGCTACATGAGATCTGTCAAGTCCTTTAGTTACGTAGGACGTGCCGAGGAGGAGGGTCAACGCGGATGTGCCGAGAGAGCCCTTTGCGAGGCCAGCGCAGAATGTATCGCTGATACACAAGGCCCATCGTCAATCTTCTGCCAGCTTGGATC ATATGCGACAAGTTATCTCCTACAAAGACAGAGTGGCGTCGGTTTCGAGGCCCTTTACGAGGCAGGACGACGCGGTCGCACGGGCGAAGATTGCAGAACTCTCTTCATGGATTGCAATGCCGTATGA
- the LOC126851812 gene encoding uncharacterized protein LOC126851812 isoform X1 — MWYNEYVFLCLIALVLGQAAALPQHPQYTQQYPQQYQEQQIREDRKFAEKPNAMKKVAIDDLEDISTNQIQEGSSSGFSWSNMLGMLMQMLLGQTGGATGPSKNEIDDGATTSPWTNLLSVGFRVLTALLGGPQQSVDGIDKVDNQSSPMQEILTAVLGAFLGQGRNPEQIAVMAKNASEFISIVINLLDALKTSFSHRSLTARSFGKRDTISEAAIASISMLKGYMRSVKSFSYVGRAEEEGQRGCAERALCEASAECIADTQGPSSIFCQLGSYATSYLLQRQSGVGFEALYEAGRRGRTGEDCRTLFMDCNAV; from the exons aTGTGGTACAACGAATACGTGTTTTTGTGTTTGATTGCGCTTGTTTTGGGACAAGCTGCAGCTTTACCGCAGCATCCTCAGTACACTCAGCAATATCCACAACAGTACCAAGAACAGCAAATCAGAGAGGATAGAAAATTTGCTGAGAAGCCAAACGCGATGAAAAAAGTAGCGATCGATGATCTCGAGGACATTAGCACTAATCAAATTCAG GAGGGTAGCAGTAGCGGTTTCTCGTGGTCCAATATGCTGGGTATGTTGATGCAGATGCTGTTGGGTCAGACAGGTGGTGCGACCGGACCTAGTAAAAACGAGATAGATGACGGTGCGACTACAAGTCCGTGGACCAATTTGCTCTCCGTAGGATTTAGAGTTCTCACAGCCTTGTTGGGTGGACCTCAGCAATCGGTGGATGGTATCGATAAGGTGGACAATCAGAGTAGTCCAATGCAG GAAATTTTGACTGCGGTGCTGGGTGCGTTTCTAGGACAGGGCAGAAACCCCGAACAGATTGCAGTAATGGCGAAAAATGCTTCCGAG TTCATCAGCATAGTCATTAACCTGCTGGACGCTCTGAAGACATCGTTCTCTCACCGTTCCTTGACAGCTCGTTCATTCGGAAAGCGTGACACCATCTCTGAAGCTGCTATAGCGTCAATCTCTATGCTaaag GGCTACATGAGATCTGTCAAGTCCTTTAGTTACGTAGGACGTGCCGAGGAGGAGGGTCAACGCGGATGTGCCGAGAGAGCCCTTTGCGAGGCCAGCGCAGAATGTATCGCTGATACACAAGGCCCATCGTCAATCTTCTGCCAGCTTGGATC ATATGCGACAAGTTATCTCCTACAAAGACAGAGTGGCGTCGGTTTCGAGGCCCTTTACGAGGCAGGACGACGCGGTCGCACGGGCGAAGATTGCAGAACTCTCTTCATGGATTGCAATGCCGTATGA
- the LOC126851665 gene encoding proteasome subunit beta type-2-like, giving the protein MECLIGIQCKDFVLVAADMTTAQSIIVMKSDEHKIHKISDKLVMAISGESGDTTQFSEYIGKNIQLYKMRNGYELSPKAAACFTRRNLADYLRSRTPYFVNMLLAGYDDDTGPELYFIDYLASCVKVPYATHGYGGMFSMSVLDRYYKYDCTEEEAYILLKKCVREIQKRLIVNLPNFKVQKIFKDGIKDMQPITAENLAVENVAKT; this is encoded by the exons ATGGAGTGTTTAATTGGTATTCAATGCAAAGATTTTGTGCTGGTTGCAGCGGATATGACAACCGCACAATCCATTATAGTTATGAAAAGCG ATGAACATAAGATTCACAAGATCTCTGACAAGCTTGTTATGGCAATATCTGGAGAATCGGGTGACACAACAcaattttcagaatatattggaaaaaatattcaattatataagatgCGAAATGGCTATGAACTATCCCCCAAGGCTGCGGCTTGCTTTACAAGGAGAAATCTGGCCGATTATCTTAGAAGTAGAACCCCATATTTTGTCAATATGTTATTAGCTGGATACGACGATGACACAGGAccagaattatatttcatcgaTTATTTAGCATCTTGCGTAAAAGTTCCTTATGCAACTCATGGATACGGTGGCATGTTTTCCATGTCTGTCTTAgacagatattataaatatg ATTGTACCGAAGAAGAGGCATATATTTTACTGAAGAAATGCGTTCGAGAAATTCAGAAACGATTGATTGTTAATTTACCAAATTTTaaagttcaaaaaatattcaaggaTGGAATTAAAGATATGCAGCCAATTACAGCTGAAAATTTGGCCGTGGAAAATGTTGCCAAaacatga